ctagctccatcctatcttgccgattgtattgtaccatatgtcccggcaagaaatctgccttcaaaagactccggcttattagtgattcctagagcccaaaaaaaagtctgcgggctatagagcgttttccgttcgggctccagtactctggaatgccctcccggtaacagttcgagatgctacctcagtagaagcatttaagtctcaccttaaaactcatctgtatactccagcctttaaatagacctccattttagaccagttgatctgccgcttcttttcttttttctcctatgtcccccccctccctcgtggagggggtccggtccgatgaccatggatgaagtactggctgtccagagtcgagacccaggatggaccgctcgcctgtgtatcggttggggacatctctacgctgctgctccgactccgcttgggatggtttcctgtggacgggactctcgcggctgtcttggatccgctttgaactgaactctcgcggctgtgttggagccactatggattgaactttcacagtatcatgttagacccgctcgacatccattgctttcggtcccctagaggggggggggggggggttgcccacatctgaggtcctctccatggtttctcatagtcagcattgtcactggcgtcccactggatgtgaattctccctgcccactgggtgtgagttttccttgcccttttgtgggttcttccgaggatgtcgtagtcgtagtgatttgtgcagtcctttgagacatttgtgatttggggctatataaataaacattgattgattgattgacaagggagcgcaaacaggaactttAAGAGTCCaataactaacaaaaaaatgatccagactgggcttcacggtggaagaggggttagtgcgtctgcctcacaatacgaagttcctgcagtcctgggttcaaatccaggctcgggaactttctgtgtggagtttgcatgttctccccgtgaatgcgtgggttccctccgggtactccggcttcctcccacttccaaagacatgcacctggggataggttgattggcaacactaaattggccctagtgtgtgaatgtgagtgtccagggtgtaccctgccttccgcccgattgtagctgagataggcgccagcaccccccgcgacaccgaaagggaataagcggtagaaaatggatggatggatggatggatgatccagaccacagatcatgacaaaataaagtcgttgttacttagaatatgttccccttattaaagtgttaccaaaaacatatatctttgtcttgaaattaaaaaaaaaaagcattttctttTTCACTATTGAGGGGTTCGATGAATGTGCACATGAAACAAGGtcaagaaccactgatatagaagaagaaagatgtaaatgAGTGACTTGCATTCCGGCGGGCGCTAGGACCCAGCGAGTGTGGATGCCAACAAGCCACAGCGCTCTCCAGCAGGCAGCAGTCGCGCTCCAATTGTCCTCTGGAGTCCACGCAGTGTGGGAGCAGCATCTCTCGGACCTGCACGGAACACAAACCCCGCCAGTGTGCGTGAGAGCCGCGGGGACATTAAATGAGTGGCGGGACACCTGCGAGAAGATGTCTTCGTCACTGAGCGGGACGGAGGAGGCGCGCACGTCGACGTTGACGCCCCTGAAGTTGGTGGGTCTGGTGTGCGTCTTCCTCGCCTTGTGCCTGGACGTGGGCGCCCTGCTCAGTCCCGCCTGGGTCACGGCCGAGGACCAGTACTACTTGTCGCTGTGGGAGAGCTGCTGGAAGCCCGTCAGCTCCGTGGAATGGTCCTGCAACACAACCCTGGCCACCGGTAAACAAACACCTGCACCTTTGTATTCCTCTCATCGATTACTGGCTGCTAAATCACTTTttaaacattgcaaaatattcataTATCATATGTGTATTATTATACACATATTTAGTGTCCTGCGTGGATATAAatcacttttaaaggcctactgaaatgatattttcttatttaaacggggatagcaggtccattttatgtgtcatacttgatcatttcgccatatttttgctgaaaggatttagtagagaacatccacgataaagttcgcaacttttgctcgctaataaaaaagccttgcctgtaccggaagtagcggacgatgtgcgaacattgtttacaagcatggccaccaacagcaagagcgattcggaccgagaaagcgacgattcccccattaatttgagcgaggatgaaagatttgtggatgaggaaagttagagtgaagtactagggaGCAGTGAGAGGTTACTAGACaattttactaggataattctggaaaaccccttatctgtTTAGTGTTACTAagtgaggcggtatagctcggttcgatcccagcttgcaccatcctagtcactgtcgttgtgtccttgggcaagaccctttacccacctgctcccagtgccacccacactggttttaaatgtaacttagatattgggtttcacaatgtaaagcgctttgagtcacttgagaaaagcgctatataaatataattcacttcactttactagtgttttagtgagattataaagtcatacctgaaagtcggagggctgtggtgaccgccagcgtCGCTTTctccattcggaccgagaaagcgacgatttccccattaatttgagcgaggatgaaagattcgtggatgaggaaagttagagtgaagcactagggaGCAGTGAGAGGTTAttaaacaaatttactaggataattctggaaaatcccttatctgcttagtgTTACTAAGTgaggcggtacagctcggttggtagagcggccgtgccagcaacttgagggttgcgggttcgatcccagcttgcaccatcctagtcactgccgttgtgtccttgggcaagacacttaacccaccagctcccagtgccacccacactggttttaaatgtaacttagatattgggtttcacaatgctttgagtcacttgagaaaagcgctatgtaaatataattcacttcactttactagtgttttagtgaaattataaagtcatacctgaaagtcggagggctgtggtgaccgccagcaTCGCTTTCtcgattcggacggagaaagcgacgatttccccattaatttgagcgaggatgaaagatttgtggatgaggaaagttagagtgaagcactagggaGTAGTGAGAGGTTACTAGAcaaatgtactaggataattctggaaaatcccttatctgcttagtgTTACTAagtgaggcggtatagctcggttcaatcccagcttgcaccatcctagtcactgccgttgtgtccttgggcaagacactttacccacctgctcccagtgccacccacactggttttaaatgtaacttagatattgggtttcacaatgtaaagcgctttgagtcacttgagaaaagcgctatataaatataattcacttcactttactagtgttttagtgagattataaagtcatacctgaaagtcggagggctgtggtgaccgccagtctctctgagggaagccatatggaggagccaagaaagtcaccgctgctgcaggaggacacaaactcagctcaagtctccggtaagagccgactaatgtcacaattttctcatccaaaaacttgctggttgacatgtggaagaaaaaaatgttcacctgaccgctctgtgttaaagcttcacaacaaacaaagaaacaccggctgtgttttggttgctaaaggcagcctcaatacaccgctttccaccaacagcattcttctttgacgtctccattattaattgaacaaattgcataagATTCAGAAACGtatatgtccaaattactgtgtaattatgcgattaaagcacatgacttttagccgtgagtggtgctgggctaaaatgtccactccaaccaataacgtcacaagcatgcgtcaacatacgcgtcatcattctgcgacgttttcaacaagaaacttcgcgtgaaatttaaaattgcaatttagtaaactaaagcggccgtattggcatgtgttgcaatgttaatatttcatcattgatatataaactatcagactgcgtggtcactagtagtgggttttagtaggcctttaaatacattgctgtgtttaaaaaaaaataaaaatctttatattATTATAGACATATTTAGTGTCTTATTTAGATCTAAATcacttttaaaacattgctgggtttaaatatatataatgttaaagtaccacacacactaggtgtggtgagattatcctctgcatttgacccatcacccatgttcaccccctgggagataaggggagcagtgagcagcagcggtggctgcgcccgggaataatttttggtgatttaacccccaattttcaacctttgatgctgagtgccaagcagggaagtaatggtcgcatttttatagtctttggtatgactcggccgggatttgaactctaACACTATAACCActtgaccagtggtccccaaccaccaggccgctgcccggtaccgggccgtggcccgattggtaccgggcagcAGAAGATTGTTTATtaatttttactaaaaaaaaaaaaaaaagtttacttttttttttttttaattaaatcaacataaaaaaacacaatatactcttacaattagtgcaccaaccacaaaaacgtccctttttcatgacaaagaaaaaaaaaaaaaataataaaaaataagcacaccccccctccccacctgggccgcgggacaaattattaagcgttgaccggtccgcggatacaaaaaggttggggaccactgcactagaccactgagcaggtataatatatatattaaatgcataatatatatattatatgtataggAGGTATAATATATAATCTATATAAAgtatgtatattattatatacatatttagtgtccTATTTAGATCTGAATCACTTTAAAAATATtgctgggttaaaaaaaaaaaaaaacatacatatatatatatatattacatatttagAGTCCTATTTAGATATAAATTACTTTTGAAAATATTgctgtgtttaaaaatatatatgtatattattatatacatatttagtgtccTATTTAGatgtaaattaatttaaaaaatattgatgggtttcccccccccaaaaaaaaatatatatatatatttagagtcTTATTTAGATCTAAATCCCTTAAAAACATTGCttggtttaaaaatatatttgtatattatacGTATATTATTATCGACATATTTAGTGTTCCATTTAGATCTAAATCACTTTTAAAAATATTGctggtttaaatatatatatatatatatatagatatatgtgtattattatagacatatttagtgttttatttagATCCAAATCACTTTTGAAAACATTGCTGGTTGgaaaatatattatatgtatatgattATAGAGATATTGatctatttacatctaaaacattgCTGGgtggaatatatacatatacatatatatacatatatatattgcgatgaggtggcgacttgtccagggtgtacaccgccctctgcccgattgtagctgagataggcaccagcgccccccgtgaccccaaagggaataagcagtagaaaatggatggatatatatatatatacatatatatatgtgtatatatatatatatatatatatgtatatagacatatttAGTGTCCTATTTAGATCTAAATCACTTTTAAAAACATTGCTGGGTGAGGGAAAAAAAGTGTATTATAGACatattttttaatgtgtttttaggtggaaaaatatatctatatctatatatctatgttCATGGTAAAATGATGCAAAGCAGGCCTGTCCAAACTTCTTCCTCCGAAGGCTGCATACTAAAAAATGTAAAGTTACAGGGTCACTATGATATTTATATATGCTTTATTAATTGGGTAAAAAGtctaaaatatattaataaattaGGAAAAAGGGTTTTGATGAAATAAGCTGTGAGTGTGTAGAATTGGGGGTGTATGTTCACGACTTGACATAATTGCACACATGAAAGAGTGAGCAGCACATGTGGGAAATAAACTTCACTCTCCAGCCTCATATCAAAGCAGGGAGAAGCAAATTCTAATTTCCATCTAGGTTAAGCTTTTCTTTAAATATTAGTCTGGAGAAGGATGTGGGAATGGAGGCCAGCCAGGAGCCAGCCAGGAGCCAGCCAGCTGGGCCTTTTGTTGCTGGCAGAATGAGTCTTTGTGTGGGTCCACAACGGGCCCACAAGAGGACACCAAGAGGTCCAGATGCCTGTGGATTAGTAACCTGGGAGACCGCTGCCTCCCTCCGCAAATGCTCCTTTCCTCCAGTGACATGTTTCTGGAAACAGGCCTCATATTTGGAGGAAGTTCCTAATATTCATGTTGTGACGTCCATTgttgtattctggacatctgtgttgctgaatcttttgcaatttgctcaattaataatggagacgtcaaagaagaaagatgtaggtgggaagtggtgcattgcggccgtctttagcaacacaaacacagccggtgtttctttgtttacattcccgaaggtgaagctttactatggaacagagcgttcaagcgaacatggttccctaccatatgtcaaccggcaggttttggtgagaaaatggtggtattaagtcggctcttaccgtagttatgagcggagagcttgcgtcattcctctcctcctgcagctgcggactctcttgcctcctcccaatggccgcccccgactgtcggatgcttacaccgtggaggaagaggaaaaaaaaaatatcagcccggctgccttgcctcgtcgagaaacgtggcttccatcggagacactggcggtcaccacacccctccaactttcaggtacgactatataatctcactaaaacactagcaacacaataagcagataaatgattttcaagaattatcctagtaaatgtggctaataacgtctgaatcgctcccactgccctagtctttttttcttcttctagtccttcactctcactttcctcatccacgaatctttcaccctcgctcaaattaatcgggaaatcgtcgctttctcggtccgaatcgctctcgctgctggtggccatgattgtaaacaatgttcagatgtgaggagctccacaacccgtgacgtcacgcgcacatcgtctgctacttccggtacaggcaaggcttttttatcagcgaccaaaagttgcaaactttatcgtggatgttctctactaaatcctttcagcaaaaatatggcaatatcacgaaatgatgaagtatgacacatagaatggagctgctatccccgtttaaataagaacatctcatttcagtaggcctttaagtttataTTGTGGCCGAACATCTCCACCAAAGATATAATATCTAAATAACTTTGGATTTTTCATAGTTTTTACCCATGTATTATGTTTTGTTGACTTTTCAAATGTATGGCCAATCGCCATAGCAGTTTGGAATGTACCCATAAAACAAATTTGTTTCTCTTTTCATATGAACTTGGGACTTTATCTGGAAAATAAACACGCAAACTTGGACTATTTGACATATTGGattgaactgaatttttttatgtttattttgtgcATGGTGGCACTATTGCGCAATAAAACAGCACATATTTACAATGTCAAAGTCCAAAACGGAATAGGAAGAAACAGAGcttttttttctacaaaccccgttttcatatgagttgggtaattgtgttagatgtaaatataaacagaatacaatgatttgcaaatcattttcaacccatattcagttgaatatgctacaaagacaacatatttgatgttcaaactcataaacttttttttttttttttgcaaataattaacttagaatttcatggctgcaacacgtgccaaagtagttgggaaagggcatgttcaccactgtgttacatcaccttttcttttaacaacactcaataaacgtttgggaactgaggaaactaattgttgaagctttgaaagtggaattctttcccattcttgttttatgtagagcttcagtcaatcaacagtccggggtctccgctgtcgtattttacgcttcacacattttccatgggagacaggtctggactgtaggcgggccaggagagtaccctcactcttttactacgaaaccacgctgttgtaacacatggcttggcattgtcttgctgaaataagcaggggcgtccataagtgctacagtgtatttaaaaaaaaaataaaatacatacaaattaataaaaataaaaactagaacagcctaatagctaaaactagtatgcatatatctaatttaaaaagaagggtttttaagccttttttaaaagcatccacagtctgtggtgccctcaggtggtcagggagagtgttccacagacagggagcggcggagcagaaagcccggtctcccatagttcgtaacTTTGTCCTTTGAGGTTTGAGGAGGTTAGCCTGTGTGGAGCAGAGGTGTCTTGTGGAGGATTTTGGGGGTGAGAGAGTAGTTCTTTGGGGTAGAGGGGGGCCTTTCCACAGAAGCACTGGTGAGGttgtagggagactttgtattcaatcatgagtggaacaggaagccagtgaaggctTACATCTACTATATCATTTTGCCCCGACaaatcaaaaaaatgttgttttgtattttaatcgattaagaatcattacaaataagaatcgcgcgTCAttcaaaaattgattttttttgatACCCCTTGTTATGTTTCAATATCCACATGTAAGCTCAACATTAATAAGCTGTTTGCTTAAGGCAAAGGTCACTTCCCGTCGACTGGCCGGCAGCTTGGAGTGTGAGCAGTAACTCGGACGTAAATAAAACGTAGTCTTTGGCTGGCGGACTGAATCGTGAAGTTATACAAGGGAGATTTGAAGTAAACAGCGAGCTGCTTGCACTCTGCTGGGACAAGACCTCCTTCAAGAGTTGCACAGGTGCCAAATAAAGACATGTCACCCAGGTGTCAGCATACCAAACCCTGAAGGCTTCAAGCGCCCGCCGCCTGTAGCGTAATGCGATGGTAGCGTCAGTGATGTGTAACCACCGGGTGTCATGCCTGACACGCTCTTTTTACGGCGAAGAGTTCCGAGGACGGACTGTTGACGCTGGCGTGTGAGAAAGTCCTGGTATTCCTGATATCAATTCTGTATCGCTGAGATTGCGTTATCGCTCGGCTTAACCCGACAACTTCCTGTTTAGCAGCGAGACTTGAGGCCCTCCCATGACACACATCTTCTTGTCCCACACGAGTTTGGCACGCTGGAGGATATTTACCCCATCAGAAGTGCAAAGCCGCAGATTGGATCTCGGTATCTGCTTTTTCCATCTGTCGTCTCAGACCAGCGCTTTGGCACTTCCTGCTCGTGGGGACTTGAAGCGCTCCGGATCCGGCTGTGTGGGTCCGTTCCAAATATGAAATAATTTTCTGCACCGCTCCATGCTGCAGTCTCAGGACCGCATTGAGATGAAGGCACCAAACTGACAACATACACTAGTTATACTCTCTGTGTCTCTatggatatgtacatatacatatatacacatacatactgtatacacacatatatatatatatatatatatatatatatatatatacacacacacatatacatacatatatatatatatatatatatatatatatatacatacatatatatatatatatatatatatatatatatatatatatatatatatgtatatacacacatttatacacacatgtatatatgtgtgcatatatatatatatatgtatacatatatataatatatatacacacatatatacatatatatatatatatatatatatatacacatatatatatatacatatatatatatatatacatatatatatatgtatacatatgtatatatatacacacacgtatatatatacacacacgtatatatatacacacgtatatatatacacacgtatatatatacacacacacatatatatacacacatatatacatacatgtatatatacatatatatacacatatacatatatacacatatacatatatatatatacatacacatacatacatatatatacacacatatatataaatatacatatatacacacacatatatatatatatacacacatatatatgtatatatgtgtgtatatatatacatatatacatatatacatatacacataaatatatatacatatacatatatacacatacatatacacataaatatatatacatatacatatatacacatatacatatatacacacacacacacacacatatatatacacatatacacacacatatatatatatatatatatacatatatacacatatacacacacatatatatatatatatatatacatatatacacatacatacatacatatatatacacatatacacacacatatatatacacatatacacacacatacatacatacatacatatatatatatatatatatatatatatatatatatatatatatatatatatatatatatatatatatatatatatatatatatatatatatatatatatatatatatatatatatatatatatatatatatatatatatatatatatatatatatatatatatatatatatatatatatatatataaaacccctcttcactgtggaagaggggttattgcgtctgcctcacaatagtcagtgagagctttgaatggttgaccaaatacttattttccaccataatttacaaataaattctttgaaattcctacaatgtgaattcctggattctcccaatcctctgctgtatcatccatgtatccattttagtataaactcaactcgtggtgtttggaggaagaagaatactgagttgcatcccaagaacaccacaccgactgtgaagcatgggggtggaaacatcatgctttggggctgtttttctgctaaggggacaggacgattgatccgtgttaaggaaagaatgaatggggccatgtatcgtgagattttcagccaaaacctccttccatcagtgagagctttgaat
This genomic stretch from Nerophis ophidion isolate RoL-2023_Sa linkage group LG22, RoL_Noph_v1.0, whole genome shotgun sequence harbors:
- the tmem47 gene encoding transmembrane protein 47 isoform X1, whose translation is MSSSLSGTEEARTSTLTPLKLVGLVCVFLALCLDVGALLSPAWVTAEDQYYLSLWESCWKPVSSVEWSCNTTLATAADSLASSQWPPPTVGCLHRGGRGKKKYQPGCLASSRNVASIGDTGGHHTPPTFRLADRHAGLAFGRRRPHAALLPGGPAVPLLQLQESLLQARGHHALLCSGAPAVQSGPVPHQVHRGGDSAGVP